One genomic window of Coraliomargarita sinensis includes the following:
- a CDS encoding CDP-alcohol phosphatidyltransferase family protein — MVSVYQLKTGFQNLLRPLVRQLAGAGITANAVTLFAFFLSLLVGLWLAFVPASRLAYLAYPLLLFIRMALNAMDGMLARECGQKSHLGAFLNELCDVLSDAALYLALGMLATASMGLAAIFTTLAVTTEVTGLTAAGIGASRRYDGPMGKSDRAFVIGAYMLIAAFVPNTIEWMNPLLIVLSMLCILTIFNRIHKGLQELKKVKI, encoded by the coding sequence ATGGTCAGCGTCTATCAACTCAAAACAGGATTTCAAAATTTACTTCGCCCACTCGTGCGTCAACTCGCAGGAGCAGGCATCACGGCAAATGCCGTAACTCTCTTCGCGTTTTTTCTATCACTGCTCGTCGGCCTGTGGTTGGCTTTCGTGCCCGCCAGCCGCCTCGCCTATCTGGCCTACCCCCTGTTGCTTTTTATCCGCATGGCGCTCAATGCAATGGATGGGATGCTGGCCCGCGAATGCGGACAGAAGAGCCATCTTGGGGCCTTTTTGAATGAACTCTGCGATGTGTTATCCGATGCAGCGCTCTATCTTGCCCTTGGGATGCTGGCGACAGCCTCGATGGGGCTGGCAGCGATATTTACGACATTGGCAGTGACCACAGAAGTTACCGGCTTAACGGCGGCGGGTATTGGCGCATCGCGTCGCTACGACGGGCCAATGGGCAAGAGCGACCGCGCGTTTGTGATCGGCGCTTACATGTTAATCGCCGCGTTCGTTCCTAACACTATCGAATGGATGAACCCATTGTTAATTGTGCTGTCCATGCTCTGTATTCTGACCATTTTCAATCGTATCCACAAAGGGCTTCAGGAGCTCAAAAAGGTCAAAATTTGA
- a CDS encoding phosphatidate cytidylyltransferase, with protein sequence MQTLIDIELLFLIGGTVVILGAAHAIAKAFRTKLDPTGHGTFYQNLMARIYAWWAMVLVLAVAMLVGKIGTVVIFAAISFQALREFLTMTPTRGGDHRALCWSFFFILPAQYLCIALELEVMSWIFIPVYAFMFIPIRAALAEDTTDFLARTARTQWGLMICVYFVSQGPSLLLIDIPGYEGENMKLLFFMVLIVQLSDVLQYVWGKSIGKTPISEKLSPNKTVEGLLGGVLTTSAIGALLWWATPFSPLAAWFISLVLCIMGFLGGIVMSAIKRDRGIKDFGTMIPGHGGVMDRIDSLCLAAPVFYRIVIFYYGG encoded by the coding sequence ATGCAGACTCTAATTGACATCGAACTGCTTTTTCTGATCGGAGGCACTGTAGTTATCCTTGGCGCAGCGCATGCCATCGCCAAAGCGTTTCGAACCAAACTCGATCCCACTGGCCACGGCACCTTCTACCAAAACCTGATGGCCCGGATTTATGCTTGGTGGGCCATGGTTCTTGTGCTGGCAGTCGCCATGCTTGTGGGCAAAATTGGAACCGTTGTCATTTTTGCCGCCATCTCCTTTCAGGCGCTGCGTGAATTCCTGACCATGACACCGACACGTGGCGGGGATCATCGGGCCCTGTGTTGGTCGTTCTTTTTTATTCTACCGGCACAGTATCTTTGTATCGCGTTGGAGTTGGAAGTCATGTCCTGGATCTTCATTCCGGTCTATGCCTTTATGTTTATCCCGATCCGGGCCGCGTTGGCCGAAGATACCACCGACTTTCTGGCCCGCACGGCCCGCACACAATGGGGGCTTATGATCTGTGTCTATTTTGTGAGCCAAGGTCCGTCCCTGCTCCTCATCGACATCCCGGGTTATGAGGGAGAAAACATGAAACTTCTCTTCTTCATGGTTCTGATTGTGCAGCTCTCGGACGTGCTTCAGTATGTCTGGGGCAAGTCCATCGGTAAAACGCCTATCTCGGAAAAGCTCAGCCCGAACAAAACAGTCGAGGGTTTGCTTGGCGGGGTTCTCACAACCTCTGCCATCGGTGCCCTCCTTTGGTGGGCCACCCCTTTTTCTCCGCTTGCTGCATGGTTTATCTCGCTGGTTCTCTGCATCATGGGCTTTCTCGGTGGCATTGTTATGTCTGCAATCAAGCGGGATCGTGGAATAAAAGATTTCGGCACCATGATTCCAGGGCATGGCGGTGTTATGGACCGGATCGATTCACTGTGTTTGGCCGCACCTGTTTTCTACCGCATCGTTATCTTCTACTACGGAGGCTAA
- a CDS encoding lysophospholipid acyltransferase family protein, which produces MSSSRLSNCIAYAIRVLCGCIVRSFPEHHFNRPVVFYSNHTSNLDFPVIWAALPKKIRANLRPLAAEDYWSKGKLRRFLSLKIFQAILIARKAVNRENNPIQKMEQALSEGSSLIIFPEGTRSLSGEIGEFKPGIHHLASSDRQLAFVPVYLENLFRILPKGERFPLPLVAMLYIGDPIYLGPEETKEDFLQRTRKALIDLNPNPTQRAHADSN; this is translated from the coding sequence GTGAGTTCTTCGCGTCTATCCAACTGTATCGCCTACGCCATACGCGTTCTTTGCGGCTGCATCGTTCGCAGCTTTCCTGAACATCATTTCAATCGTCCAGTGGTCTTCTATTCCAACCACACAAGCAATCTCGACTTTCCCGTAATCTGGGCGGCACTCCCGAAGAAGATCCGCGCAAATCTGCGTCCGCTTGCCGCCGAAGATTATTGGTCGAAAGGCAAACTGAGACGATTCCTCTCACTCAAAATTTTTCAAGCCATCTTAATTGCGCGCAAGGCGGTGAATAGGGAAAACAATCCAATCCAAAAAATGGAACAAGCGCTGAGCGAAGGTTCCTCCCTGATTATCTTCCCGGAAGGCACGCGCAGTTTGTCCGGAGAGATCGGGGAATTCAAGCCAGGCATACACCACCTCGCAAGCAGTGACAGGCAGTTGGCCTTCGTTCCCGTTTACCTCGAAAATCTGTTTCGTATCCTCCCAAAGGGTGAGCGCTTTCCGTTGCCATTGGTTGCCATGCTCTACATCGGAGATCCGATCTACCTCGGGCCTGAAGAGACAAAAGAGGACTTTTTGCAACGAACACGAAAGGCGCTCATCGACCTGAACCCGAACCCCACCCAGAGAGCCCATGCAGACTCTAATTGA
- a CDS encoding bifunctional alpha/beta hydrolase/class I SAM-dependent methyltransferase, whose product MSEWEKSEGNFTSWDGTELFFRSWEPKAPSDKAIIIVHRGHEHSGRAEQQVKDLGLTDFRAFSWDARGHGHSPGKRGFAESYYHLVKDLNAFVNFISQQHNIPIENIAILANSVGAVTTSAWVHDYAPRIRAMVLAAPAFRIRLYVPLAIPGLRLLLKVMPEAKISSYVKSKMLTHDPEQAKGYDADALITRDISVKVLLGLYDTATRIIDDAGAIETPTLVLTAGDDWVVKNAAQRKFFERLSSAVKTLKMYPGFFHAILYEKNRAEPMAEARRFILDAFEKPVEREHLIEADRSSFTQREYDFLRCAPPLWKKVYFGVQRSFLRSIGRLSKGVKIGCETGFDSGTSLDYVYENRARGTSILGRMIDRGYLNAIGWRGIRERGVNLQRCLSDEIRKRAQSGESIHILDIATGCGRYVLDAIKANPDIKITARLQDNTPHNVEAGTKLAAKLGIEGVEYRVGDAFDREALLKQSPKPDIVIVSGLYELFPQNSLIQDSLAGAAGALKEGGSLIYTSQPWHPQIETIARTCDNRDGKPWIMRRRTQAEMDELVHRVGLKKFRTEPDTFGIFSVSVAEKEEEIQSSS is encoded by the coding sequence ATGAGCGAATGGGAGAAATCGGAAGGGAATTTCACAAGTTGGGACGGCACGGAGCTCTTTTTTCGCTCATGGGAACCAAAGGCCCCAAGCGACAAAGCCATCATTATTGTCCACCGGGGGCACGAACATTCCGGCAGGGCGGAGCAGCAGGTGAAGGACCTTGGCCTCACGGATTTCCGGGCCTTCAGTTGGGATGCCCGCGGCCACGGCCACTCACCGGGCAAGCGCGGATTTGCCGAGAGCTACTACCATTTGGTCAAGGACTTGAATGCTTTCGTCAACTTCATCTCTCAACAGCACAACATCCCCATTGAGAACATTGCCATTCTGGCGAACAGTGTGGGCGCAGTGACAACCAGTGCCTGGGTGCACGATTACGCACCCCGTATCCGGGCGATGGTTCTGGCGGCTCCGGCATTCCGGATACGACTCTACGTTCCCCTCGCGATTCCCGGGCTGCGTCTCCTTCTGAAAGTCATGCCGGAGGCCAAGATCAGCAGTTATGTAAAATCCAAGATGCTGACTCACGATCCGGAGCAGGCAAAAGGTTACGATGCGGATGCCCTCATCACCCGGGATATTTCCGTCAAAGTGCTACTCGGACTATATGACACCGCAACCCGTATCATTGATGATGCGGGTGCCATTGAAACGCCCACGCTTGTGTTGACTGCAGGAGACGACTGGGTCGTGAAAAACGCCGCTCAGAGAAAATTCTTTGAGCGTCTGTCATCGGCGGTGAAAACGCTGAAAATGTATCCCGGATTCTTCCATGCCATCCTCTATGAAAAGAACCGGGCCGAACCGATGGCTGAGGCAAGGCGTTTCATCCTCGACGCATTCGAGAAGCCCGTGGAACGAGAGCATCTCATTGAGGCCGACCGGAGCAGTTTCACTCAAAGGGAATACGATTTTCTCCGCTGCGCCCCACCGCTGTGGAAGAAAGTCTATTTCGGCGTGCAACGAAGCTTTCTCCGAAGCATCGGACGACTGAGCAAGGGAGTCAAAATCGGCTGTGAAACCGGTTTCGATTCCGGCACCTCTCTGGACTACGTCTACGAAAATCGGGCGCGGGGCACCTCTATCCTCGGGCGTATGATCGACCGGGGCTACCTCAACGCTATTGGTTGGCGCGGCATTCGGGAGCGCGGCGTTAATCTGCAAAGATGCCTCAGCGATGAGATTCGAAAACGGGCGCAATCGGGCGAATCCATTCACATCCTCGATATCGCAACCGGCTGCGGCCGTTATGTGCTCGATGCCATCAAAGCGAATCCGGATATCAAAATCACCGCACGCTTGCAGGATAACACCCCGCACAACGTCGAAGCCGGCACGAAGCTGGCTGCCAAGCTGGGCATCGAGGGCGTCGAATACAGAGTCGGTGATGCCTTTGACCGCGAGGCACTTCTCAAACAATCGCCAAAACCGGACATCGTCATCGTCTCAGGGCTTTACGAACTGTTTCCACAGAATTCGCTTATTCAGGACTCTCTCGCTGGTGCAGCAGGAGCATTGAAAGAAGGCGGCAGCCTCATCTACACCAGCCAGCCCTGGCACCCCCAGATCGAGACCATCGCGCGCACATGCGATAACCGGGACGGCAAGCCCTGGATTATGCGGCGCCGCACGCAGGCCGAGATGGATGAACTCGTGCACCGGGTCGGGCTGAAGAAATTCAGAACCGAGCCGGACACATTCGGAATATTTTCCGTTTCTGTTGCGGAAAAGGAAGAAGAAATTCAATCCTCGTCGTGA
- a CDS encoding sulfotransferase family protein, giving the protein MPSVLTHPLSSSSFSNLVKMFARYGCEPRYIPRFLGVGGICLLRQPVFWYESLKYGNAIQHQALPKSPVFVIGHWRSGTTHLQNLLSMDPQFASVTLREAAMPHDFLTLGKRIQKGFEKSIPEKRLMDNVAVAAGSAWEEELALVSTSPLSFYHVSFFPKGNERIFRDSILFDGNKPELIEQWRRDYLWFLKKVSLVKEQKRFLLKNPANTARIGILLELFPDAKFIHIKRDPYQVFRSTVHLYYEAQKEWGFHRVSRNAIVEHVLATYPLLMEAYTEQAPAIPSDNFAELRFEDLEANPLDTIGKVYQDTGLSGHSEAEPAIKAHLKATEGYVKNPHSLSAEEAALVKNKWSKWFEELGYAT; this is encoded by the coding sequence ATGCCATCCGTCCTGACACATCCGCTGAGTTCCAGCAGTTTTTCGAACCTCGTAAAGATGTTCGCGCGTTATGGGTGTGAGCCCCGCTACATCCCCCGTTTTTTAGGCGTCGGCGGCATCTGCCTTCTGAGACAGCCTGTCTTCTGGTATGAATCGCTGAAGTATGGGAATGCCATTCAGCATCAGGCACTCCCGAAAAGCCCGGTGTTTGTTATCGGCCACTGGCGCAGCGGAACCACCCACCTGCAAAATCTGCTGAGCATGGACCCCCAGTTTGCTTCGGTAACTCTGAGAGAAGCCGCCATGCCTCACGATTTTCTCACCCTTGGGAAACGCATCCAGAAAGGTTTCGAAAAGTCCATTCCGGAAAAGCGTTTAATGGACAACGTAGCCGTGGCGGCGGGTTCGGCATGGGAGGAAGAATTGGCTCTGGTCAGCACCAGTCCACTCTCGTTCTACCATGTCTCCTTTTTCCCAAAAGGGAACGAACGTATTTTTCGTGATTCTATTTTGTTCGATGGCAATAAGCCGGAACTCATCGAACAATGGCGCCGCGATTATCTTTGGTTTCTGAAGAAGGTATCACTCGTAAAGGAGCAGAAGCGCTTCCTATTGAAGAACCCCGCCAACACCGCCCGCATAGGAATACTACTCGAACTTTTCCCTGACGCGAAGTTCATCCATATCAAGCGCGATCCGTATCAGGTCTTTAGATCCACCGTTCATCTCTACTATGAGGCGCAAAAGGAATGGGGGTTCCACCGGGTAAGCCGTAACGCTATCGTCGAGCACGTGCTCGCAACTTACCCCCTCTTGATGGAAGCATACACGGAGCAAGCCCCCGCCATCCCATCTGACAACTTCGCCGAACTGCGCTTTGAGGATTTGGAAGCAAACCCGCTGGATACGATTGGCAAGGTCTATCAAGATACAGGCCTTTCCGGACACAGCGAAGCTGAACCAGCTATCAAGGCCCACTTAAAAGCGACAGAAGGCTATGTGAAAAACCCTCATTCCCTATCGGCTGAAGAAGCAGCCTTGGTAAAAAACAAATGGTCGAAATGGTTTGAAGAACTTGGCTACGCCACCTGA
- a CDS encoding dual specificity protein phosphatase family protein, giving the protein MNPRVGTYYFAGTVALIALACFSRPWGYVLLWPASSLALVAVGYFSIGHRVYAKQSGQHARWAKGLHFFTLKGHELSRRAYAKTCDPWNPLLEGLLIGRQLDAGEAPLLKEAGVTAILDLTSEFSEPRLLTEMDYLSVPILDLTAPSDGALDSALEFIDRQMKHGSVYIHCKIGYSRTAAVAGSYLIMAGHAHNPAEAIELLRRARHNIVIRPEAKATIERYAARCHPS; this is encoded by the coding sequence ATGAACCCTCGCGTCGGCACCTACTATTTCGCTGGCACGGTGGCTCTGATCGCTCTGGCATGTTTTAGCAGGCCTTGGGGCTACGTCCTACTCTGGCCAGCTTCATCACTTGCGCTGGTTGCTGTAGGGTATTTTTCGATTGGGCATCGTGTTTATGCCAAACAGTCCGGGCAGCATGCAAGATGGGCTAAGGGCCTACATTTTTTCACGCTAAAAGGCCACGAACTGTCACGAAGGGCTTACGCGAAAACCTGTGACCCGTGGAACCCACTTCTTGAAGGCCTGTTGATTGGAAGGCAGCTTGATGCGGGTGAAGCACCGTTGCTTAAAGAGGCAGGCGTGACTGCGATTCTCGACCTGACTTCTGAATTCTCCGAACCTCGCTTACTAACGGAAATGGATTACCTAAGCGTTCCCATACTCGACTTAACGGCACCTTCAGACGGGGCGCTCGACTCTGCACTCGAATTTATTGACCGGCAGATGAAGCATGGCAGCGTTTATATACACTGTAAAATAGGCTACTCAAGAACTGCGGCTGTCGCCGGGAGTTATCTCATCATGGCCGGCCATGCCCATAATCCCGCAGAAGCGATTGAACTGCTTCGACGGGCGCGGCACAACATTGTCATCCGCCCCGAAGCCAAAGCCACTATCGAGCGTTACGCAGCCAGATGCCATCCGTCCTGA
- a CDS encoding DNA topoisomerase IV subunit B, which translates to MSADYTEDNIKSLDWKEHIRLRPGMYIGKLGDGSSPDDGIYILLKEVIDNSIDEFVMGHGKTIEVNIDGTHVFVRDFGRGIPLGKLKDCASKINTGAKYDSEAFKKSVGLNGVGIKAVNALSSEFRIEAFREGKTRAVEFVRGEVTNEDKKDKAAKDAKAGTSLRFDPDPDIFGKIRFRDDFVEDMLWNYAYLNSGLTIVYNGKKFKSDNGLRDLLENKLDGDPLYPIVHLADKDIEIAFTHNETYGEDYYSFVNGQHTTMGGTHLNAFREALAKTIKDFYKKDFDAVDIRTSICAAVSIKVEDPVFESQTKTKLGSQEMGPKGPTVRTFMNNFIKQALDNYLHREPETAKILLSKIQDSERNRKELKGIQKLARERARKNKVHNKKLRDCRVHLDTKKNGRLDSTLFITEGDSASGSITKARDVNSQAVFSLKGKPLNSFGLTKKVVYENEEFNLLQDALNIEDGLDGLRYNNVVIATDADVDGMHIRLLLITFFLQFFPELIKQGHLHILQTPLFRVRNKKETRYCYSDEERRKAINDLSPKPEITRFKGLGEISPDEFQHFIGKNIRLDPVIIPKGMTTKDLLAFYMGKNTPDRQEFIIENLRIEQDEPEELTA; encoded by the coding sequence ATGTCTGCTGATTATACCGAAGATAACATCAAGTCCCTCGACTGGAAGGAGCACATCCGCCTGCGCCCGGGCATGTATATCGGGAAGCTGGGCGACGGCTCCTCGCCGGACGACGGTATCTACATCCTCCTCAAGGAAGTCATCGACAACTCGATCGACGAATTTGTCATGGGCCACGGCAAGACCATTGAGGTCAACATCGACGGCACCCACGTCTTCGTGCGCGACTTTGGCCGCGGCATACCGCTCGGCAAACTCAAGGACTGCGCCTCCAAGATCAATACCGGTGCGAAATACGACTCCGAGGCCTTCAAAAAGTCCGTCGGCCTGAATGGTGTCGGCATCAAGGCGGTCAACGCCCTCTCCTCGGAATTCCGTATCGAGGCCTTTCGCGAGGGCAAAACCCGGGCCGTCGAGTTCGTCCGGGGTGAGGTCACCAACGAGGACAAGAAGGACAAGGCCGCCAAGGATGCCAAAGCCGGCACGTCCCTGCGCTTCGATCCGGATCCCGATATTTTCGGCAAAATCCGTTTCCGGGACGATTTCGTGGAAGACATGCTCTGGAACTACGCCTACCTCAACAGCGGGCTGACCATCGTCTACAACGGCAAGAAGTTTAAATCCGACAACGGGCTTCGGGACCTGCTCGAGAACAAACTGGACGGCGACCCGCTCTACCCGATCGTTCACCTCGCCGACAAGGACATCGAAATCGCCTTCACCCACAACGAGACCTACGGCGAGGACTACTACTCATTCGTCAACGGACAACACACCACCATGGGGGGCACCCACCTGAATGCCTTCCGGGAAGCCCTGGCCAAAACGATTAAGGATTTCTACAAAAAGGACTTCGACGCGGTCGACATCCGCACTTCCATCTGTGCCGCCGTCTCGATCAAGGTGGAAGATCCCGTCTTCGAGTCGCAGACCAAGACCAAGCTCGGTTCCCAGGAAATGGGGCCCAAAGGCCCGACCGTGCGGACCTTCATGAACAACTTCATCAAGCAGGCCCTGGACAACTACCTGCACCGCGAACCGGAGACCGCCAAGATTCTGCTTTCCAAAATCCAGGACTCCGAGCGCAACCGCAAGGAGCTAAAGGGCATCCAGAAGCTGGCCCGCGAGCGCGCCCGCAAAAACAAGGTGCACAACAAAAAGCTACGCGACTGCCGCGTGCACCTGGACACCAAGAAGAACGGACGCCTCGATTCGACCTTGTTCATCACCGAGGGTGACTCCGCTTCCGGCTCCATCACCAAGGCTCGTGATGTCAACTCACAGGCGGTCTTCTCGCTCAAAGGCAAACCTCTCAATTCCTTCGGTTTGACCAAGAAGGTCGTCTACGAGAACGAAGAATTCAACCTGCTACAGGACGCGCTCAATATCGAGGACGGCCTCGACGGACTGCGCTACAACAACGTGGTCATCGCGACCGATGCCGACGTCGACGGCATGCACATCCGACTGCTCTTGATCACCTTCTTTCTCCAGTTCTTTCCCGAACTCATCAAGCAGGGTCACCTTCACATCCTGCAGACCCCCCTCTTTCGGGTGCGTAACAAGAAGGAGACTCGTTACTGCTACAGCGATGAAGAACGCCGAAAAGCGATTAACGACCTCTCACCAAAGCCTGAAATCACACGCTTCAAGGGTCTCGGTGAAATCTCGCCTGATGAATTCCAGCACTTCATCGGCAAGAACATCCGCCTCGATCCGGTGATCATTCCAAAAGGCATGACCACGAAAGACCTGCTCGCCTTCTACATGGGCAAAAATACCCCGGACCGTCAGGAGTTCATCATCGAAAATCTTCGTATTGAACAGGACGAACCGGAAGAGTTGACCGCCTAA
- a CDS encoding prohibitin family protein, producing MNKQTVLTTVVVIIIAILVLASTRFFVSVPAGHVAVATLFGQVQDQPYEEGLHIPVNPLYEFTFYDIREKELKETAGVPSQDQLTTTVDVSIKFRINGEDAPRMLQETGTFEDAVRVQIQPKLRSVVREQGKSIVRAEDFFLQETQENLQTAIFQAMRDYLEPRGIICLDILIRDISLPPFITRAIESKKEREQEVEKQKAELERFRTEQQQKIAQAEAEKTAAELEAEKRRTLADAQAYEITKLNDAIAKNPAYVQIQALEALKSISQDKSSKIYFLNGESPTPLPLMNMGEPLTK from the coding sequence ATGAACAAACAAACCGTCCTCACAACCGTCGTTGTTATCATCATTGCGATCCTGGTTCTGGCGAGCACGCGCTTCTTCGTGAGTGTTCCCGCCGGCCACGTCGCAGTCGCCACGCTCTTCGGGCAAGTTCAGGACCAGCCCTATGAGGAGGGCCTACACATCCCCGTCAATCCCCTCTACGAGTTCACTTTTTACGATATACGGGAAAAAGAACTCAAGGAAACCGCTGGTGTTCCCAGTCAGGACCAACTGACTACTACTGTGGATGTCAGCATAAAATTCCGAATTAACGGGGAAGATGCTCCCCGTATGCTACAGGAAACCGGCACCTTTGAGGATGCGGTTCGTGTCCAAATTCAACCGAAACTTCGTTCGGTCGTCCGCGAGCAGGGCAAGAGCATTGTCCGGGCCGAAGACTTCTTTCTCCAGGAGACGCAGGAAAACCTCCAAACCGCAATTTTCCAGGCCATGCGCGACTACCTCGAACCGCGCGGGATCATCTGCCTGGATATCCTGATTCGCGACATCAGCCTGCCGCCATTTATTACGCGGGCCATCGAATCCAAAAAGGAGCGGGAGCAGGAAGTGGAAAAACAAAAGGCCGAACTGGAACGCTTCCGCACGGAACAACAACAGAAGATTGCTCAGGCCGAGGCAGAAAAAACCGCTGCCGAGCTGGAAGCAGAGAAACGCCGCACTCTGGCCGACGCCCAAGCCTACGAGATCACAAAACTCAACGATGCCATCGCCAAAAACCCGGCCTATGTACAAATTCAAGCATTGGAGGCCCTCAAATCCATCTCTCAGGATAAATCGTCAAAGATCTACTTTCTCAATGGAGAGTCCCCCACGCCCCTCCCGCTCATGAATATGGGCGAGCCGCTGACGAAATAA